CACAGGGCGGTCAGGCAGGTCTCCGTGTCGGGCTTCATGACGACCGCGTTGCCCGCGACGAACGCCGGGAGCGCGTCACCGACGGACAGCTCCAGGGGGTAGTTCCAGGGGGCGATCTGGCCGACGACGCCGCGCGGGTGGCGCAGCTCGGTGACACGGGTGAGCGTGGGCACCGCGCCCGCGTGCCGCTTCGGCTTCAGATAGGCGGGCGCCTTGCGGCCGTAGTGGCGGGCCGCGACGGCGACGGCCTGCACCTCCTCGTGCGCGTGCAGCCTGGCCTTGCCCGTCTCCAGCTGGATCAGGTCGAGGACCTCCGCCTGGCGCTCCAGCACCAGGTCGTGGAAACGGAGCAGGACCGCGGCGCGCTGCCGCACCGGGACCTGGGCCCAGACGGCCTGCGCCTTACGGGCCGCCTCGAAGGCCCGCTCCACGTCCTCGGGCGTGGATTCCGGCAGGTCGGCCAGCTTCTCGCCGGTGAACGGCGTGTGGTTCGCGGTACGGCCGGAGCCGACCACGCCCTTGGTGAGCTGGGCCACCAGTTCCGGCGTGACCACGTCGGCGGCGGTACGGGCGCCCTGCGGGGCGGGGGCGAGGGGGTTGGTGCCGGTCTTGGCCGGGGCCTGCGCGTCCGTCATGAGGCGCAGAGTATGCCGGAGCGGAGGCTTTGTGTACCCGTCGGTAACGGGGATTCACCGAGTGCTCACATGATGCCAGTGTCCACTGGCAACAAACGAGCTGATCAGGGCGTTGCCGGGTCGGCGACGGATCACTCGATCTCGAGTCGGTCACGGGCGCCCTTGAAGACCGCGGTGCCCTTCTTCTCCGTGGGGGTGCCCTTGGGCATGTCGACACGCAGCTCGTACATGCGGTCGTCGCCCGTGACCACGATGAGCTGCATGACGCGGGTCGGGGACACGTCCTTGTCGTAGGTGGTGTCGGAGAGGACGGCGTCGTAGCCCTTGAAGGTGGTGCGGGTGGACTGGGTGCTCGCGTCGTGGTTGTAGCTGTCCCAGGTGTCGTGCGCCTCCTGCGCCTGCTCCAGCAGCGGGCGGGGCGACTTGTCCCACTGGGTGAGGCGGACCTGGACGAGGCCGATGTCGTAGACGACGAGCCGGGGCTGATCGGTGGCGCCGCCCTCGCGCGCGGCCTCCTTGTACTCGGTGGGGAGGAAGAGCACGGCGTCCATGTCCCGCTCGGGGTGCCCGGTCCAGCCGCCGGGGGCGGGCGTGGTCGCCGGGGCGAGGGGGGCCGAGCTGTAGGTGGGGTTCATCTCCTTGGCCTCACCGCTGTCGCCGCCGAGGAAGGAGGCGGTGGCGAGCCAGGTGCCGACGACGAGGAGGACACCGAGGACGAGAAGGGGGACCGGGCGCAGGAACCAGGAGCGGCGAGGGGGGTTCGAGGCGGCGGTGGAGGTGGTGGCGCTGGTGGCGGTCGCCGGTTCAGGGGTGGGCTCGGCTTCAGGTGGTGCGACGGGCAAGGGCTCGGGGGTCGGCTCGGCCTTCAGCCGTACGGTCCCGGAGTCCTCGGCGAACTCCCTGAGCCCGCAGGCGTCCTGAGGTCCCGACGCGGCCGCGCCCCCGGAGGGCTCCGGCACCGGCCACCCCTCGGCGACCGCCTCCAGCACCGCACCGACCTCGTCCGCGTCGGGGCGCTGCTCGGGGTCCTTCACCAGCAGCCGCACGATCAGCGATCCGAGCGGCCCGGCCTGTTTCGGCTCGGGCGCGTCGGCGGCGAGGATCGCGGCGAGCGTGGACTCCAGGGTCGTACGGCGGAAGGGCGACCAGCCCTCGACGGCGGCGTACAGGAGCACGCCGAGCGACCACAGGTCGGAGGCGGGGCCGGCGCCGCGGCCGGACATCCGCTCGGGGGCGATGAACTCCAGGGAGCCGACGAACTCGCCGCTGACGGTGAGGGATTCCTCGCCCTGGATGTGGGCGATGCCGAAGTCGGTGAGGACGACGCGGCGGTGCGGGCCGAGCAGTACGTTGGCGGGCTTGACGTCGCGGTGGACGATGCCGACGGCGTGCGCGGCGCGCAGGGCGCCGAGGACGGCGATGCCGATGCGGGCCGCCTCGGGCGCCTCGACGGGGCCGCGTTTGAGGGCCTCGTGCAGGGACTCGCCGCGGACCAGTTCCATGACGATCCAGGGCAGGCCGTCCTCCTCCACGACGACGTCGTGGAGGGAGACGGCGGCCGGATGGTCGACGCGGGCGGCGGCGCGGGCCTCTCGGTAGAGCCGGTTGGCGGCCCGCTGGTGAGCCGCGTCCTCCGGGTCGCCGGGCAACCTCGGCTGTTTCACGGCGACTTCGCGGTCCACCAGTTCGTCGAGCGCCCGCCAGACGGTGCCCATGCCGCCGGAGCCGATGCGCTCGACCAGACGGTAACGCCCGCCGATCACACGCCCGTTGGGTCCGGTGCGGCCACCGTCTTCGCTCATGTCCCATGCCTACCTTGCGGGGTGGGCACTTCGCCAGTTCAGAGCTTGCCGATCTCCAGGTTCTGGATCACCGTCCGCGCCACCTCACGGCCGCGGTCGGTGAAGTCGCCCTTGCTTGGGTAGTTGATGCTGAGTTTGTACATGTCTCCGGCGGAGGTCTTGTAGTAGAAGATCCGCATCTCGCGGGGACGGGGGTTCTGCGTGTCGGTGGTGATGAAGTCGATCGTGTTCTCGGCCGACTTCTTGCCCTGGTACATGGTCTCCTTGGGGGCCGTCCTCGGGTTCGCCGGCATGCTGACGTCGTAGTCGCCGTTCTGCTTGAAGTCGCCGTCGTCGTCGTACATCTCGGCGGCCGCAGATCCGGCGATCTGGCTGCTCGAGTCCTCGGCCTTCTTGTCGAGCCTCAGGCCGATCCAGATGGCCCCGCTCGCGTCGGTGTACGTGACCCAGTGGCCGTCGTCGGTGTCCTCGGGCACGCCCCGCTTGTAGCCGTCCGGCACCGCCAGCGAGGCAGCGAGGGCCTTCTCCTCGTGGACCTTCCAGTGGTCCGGCAGCGGCCCCGCGAACGGGTCGGCGATCACCAGGTACGCCGCCACCGCACCGGCGACCACCGCCGCCCCGATGCCGAGCAGCGCCTTGGGCCCGAGCCGTATGCCGGCCTTGACGCCCTCCGGTATGCGGACGACCTGGGTGGCGGCCTGCACCGGCGGGTTCGCGGCCTGTTCCAGCAGCGCACGCGTCTGCGCGGCGTTCGGGCGGCGGGACGGGTCCTTCTGGAGGAGGCCGTTGATGGCGTCGGCGAGCGGGCCCTGCGCGGCGGCCGGCGCCGCGGGCACGGCGTTCAGGACGGACTGGAGGGTCGCCGGGGTGTTGCTGCGGCGGAACGGCGAGACGCCCTCCGTCGCCGCGTACAGGACGACACCCAGGGACCAGAGGTCGCTGGCCGGGCCGGGGCGCTGGCCCAGCACCCGCTCCGGCGCGATGTACTCGGGCGAGCCGACGAAGCCGCCGGTGTCGGTCAGATTGGTCTCGCCCTCGATCTGGGCGATGCCGAAGTCGGTGAGGACGACGCGGTCGTGGCGGCCGAGCATGACGTTGTCCGGCTTCACGTCGCGGTGCAGGATGCCCGCCGCGTGCGCGGCCTCCAGCGCGCCGAGCACTTCGAGGCCGATTCTCGCCGCGTCGCGGGCGCCGAGCGTGCCCTCCTGCAGCGCGTCGCCCAGCGAACGGCCCTGCACGAGCTCCATCACGATCCACGGCCGGCCGTCCACGACGGCGACGTCGTGGACGTTCACGACGGCCGGGTGGTCGAGCCGGGCCGCGGCGCGTGCCTCGCGGCGCATCCGCTCGTAGGCGTTGGCGCGTTCCCGTTCGGGAAGGTGGTCCGGGACGCGGGGCTCCTTGACCGCGACCTCGCGGTCCACCGTCTCGTCCTTGGCCCGCCAGACCGTGCCCATGCCGCCGTGCCCGAGCTTGGCGAGCAGGCGGTAGCGGCCTGCGACGAGCCGACCGGTGCCGGGGTCGGGGGCGGAGGTCTGAGCGGGGGCAGCCGGGTGCGCGGGTGTGGCCGGGTGGTGGGCGGGTGCGCCCTGGTGGGCCGGCGCGGCCTGCTGCGGAGCGGCCTGCGGGGGCGTCGCGTACGGATTGTCCGGGTGCGGCGCGGGCGCGGACGGGTTCGGCTGCGGTGGTTGCAGTTCAAAACTCGTCGGCTCGTCGGACCGATAAGGGGCTCCCCCGTTGCTGCTCATGGCTCCATTCGTATCGCGGGGGGTGTCCGGGGAGCCAGCGGGAATGCTTTCCGGTCACAGAGCCGTGACTCAGGTCGCGACTTATCTCCCCTTTATTGGGAGTTGGTGGGAACAGGTCTCGAAGTGACCGGTGAGCCGGATGCGCTCGGCGAGACGGACGTGGTGCCCGGTGAAGGCGTCCCGGTGCTCGGTGACGGCGACGCGGTGGGCGACGGGGACCGGGTGGTCGCGCCGGGCGAACTCGCCGTACCGGACGGCTTCTCCGAGGTCCCCGGTGCCGAGCTGGTCGGCACGACACCGGCACCGCCACCCCCGTTCACCAGCAGCGCCGCCGCCGACACCCCCGCCACCGCCATCGCGGCGACCAGCACCACGGTGGCCAGCACGCTGCGGGGCGAGTACGTGCGATCCGCCCTGCTGAACCGTTTCGCCACGAGGGTGTGCCCCGTCTCCAGGAACTCCCGCAGCATCCGCTCCGCGCCCACCGCGTCCAGCCGCAGCGCCGGATCCCGTTCCAGCAGCCCCTGCACGACGGGCAGGATCGGCGCCGCCTGCTCGGGCGGACGGATCTCGTCGGACACCACGGCGAGGACCACGCCGCTCAACGAGTCGCGCCGGAACGGCGACTCGCCGCTCAGGGCCGCGCACAGCAGCGCCCCCACCGACCACAGGTCGGACGCGGGGCCGGTCCCGGCGCCGGACATCCGCTCGGGCGCGGTGTACTCGGGCGAGCCGACGAACGACCCGGCCTCGGTGAGCGTGGAGGCGCCCGGCACTTGTGCGATGCCGAAGTCGGTGAGGACGACACGGTCGGTGCCGTCCTCGATGACCACGTTGGCCGGTTTGATGTCCCGGTGCAGCACGCCCGCCGCGTGGGCCGTGCGCAGCGCGTTCAGCAGGTCGGCGCCGATCCGGGCCGCCTCCCGCGCGTCGACGGGCCCGTCGGCGGCGATCCGGTCGGCGAGGGAGTCGCCGTCGATCAGCTCCATGACGATGTAAGGGCGTTCGTCGTCCTCGACGACGTCGTGGACGACCATGACGTGCGGATGGCTGAGCTGCGCCACGGCCTGGGCCTCACGCAGTGTGCGTTCACGCTGGTGCCGGGCCTCGGCGGCGGAGAGCGTCTCGTCGAGGGGGAGCTCCTTGACGGCCACCCTGCGCCCGAGCAACTGGTCGGTCGCCCGCCATACGACGCCCATGCCGCCACGACCGAGCCTCGCCTCGAGGCGGTAACGCCCCGCGATCACACGGAAGTTGGCCCCCTCGGTCCCCATGAGCCCCATCATGCCGCACCGGACGGACCGACTCCGGGATGCCGATCGGCCAACTATGCAAAGGAGCAAACGACTTCAAAAGCCGCCCGACGCCCCTCAGGACCCGCCGGTCCGCCACCCTTTGAGCACCGACGTGTACTGCTCGCGCGTGGTCGTCCAGTCCTTCTCGGGCGTGGACATGTAGATCGCGTACTCCGTGCCGTCCCGGTCCACGTACGCCTGGTCGATCGCGTGGCGCGGCCCGGGGAAGGGCGTGTCCTTGGCGAGCGCGGTCCAGGTGTACTCCCACAGGGCGGCGTCGCGGTCGCGGTAGAGGTTCTGCTTCAGGGACACGGTCTCGAAGTCGACCAGCTTCTCGCCCACCTGCTGTTCCAGGTCGCGCAGATGGTCGTAGGAGTTCGCGAAGTCGGGCGTGGGGTCGAGGGAGATACGTACGAAATGCTCGCCGCCGTCCGGCGAGTAGTCGACCTGCTGGAGGCCCTCGACCTCCTCGCCGACCACCTCCCGCGACCAGCCCTCGGGCAGATACAGGCTGAACCCCAGGGGGTCGTCATAACGCTTCCAGGACGCCGGTACGCCGGCCTGCCGGGCCGGGTCCTGCGTCGTCGAAGCGCTCGGGTCCGTGGGCTCGGTCGACGTCGAGGCGGACGTGCCGCCACCCTGCGGCCCCCACTTCTGGAGCACGACCGCGGTCCCGCCGCCGATGATCGCCGCGAGCGCGACGACGAGCGCGAGCGTGCGCAGCCGACGTCGCTTGCGGGACGGTACGGCACCGGTGGCCCGGCTGCCCGTGCCGTCGTACGGCCCGCCGAGCGCCGTCGGCCCGGTCGCGGGCGGGTACGGGGTGCCGGTCACCGGCGGATACGGGGTACTGCTCCCCGACGCGTACGGGTTGTTGCTCACCGGCCTGCTGTTCGCCGCCGTCTCCGCACCTGGGGGCGCAGAGCCGGAGTACGAGGGGCCGGTGTGCGCCTCCGGCTCGTAGCGGTTGTGCTGCGTGGGCACGTACACCTGCGCCGCGCTGGGCCGTCGTCCCTCCGCCGCCTCGGCCAGCATCTGCTCGGCCTCGGCCGCGCCGGGACGGGTGGCCGGATCCTTGCGCAGCAGGGCGGTGATGACGGGCGCGAGCGGGCCGGCGTTCCGTGCCTCGGTGGGCTCCTCGTCGACGACCGCCTGCATGGTGCCCAACGGCGAGGTCCGGCGGAAGGGCGAACGGCCCTCCACGGCCGTGTACAGCGTCGCGCCGAGCGCCCACAAGTCGGAGGAGGGGCCCGGGTCGTGGCCGCGGACCCGCTCGGGGGCGAGGTAGTCGACCGAGCCGACGACCTCACCGGTGCGGGTGATGGTGGTGTCGCCCTCGATCTGGGCGATGCCGAAGTCGGTGAGCAGGACCCGGCCGTCCTCGCCCAGCAGGACGTTGCCGGGCTTGACGTCGCGGTGCAGGACCCCGGCGGTGTGCGCGGCGCGCAGCGCCCGCAGCACCCACAGGCCGATCCGGGCGGCCTCGGCGGGCTCGACGCGTCCGCGCTCCTTGACCGCGTCCGCCAGC
The DNA window shown above is from Streptomyces chartreusis and carries:
- a CDS encoding serine/threonine-protein kinase, with product MSEDGGRTGPNGRVIGGRYRLVERIGSGGMGTVWRALDELVDREVAVKQPRLPGDPEDAAHQRAANRLYREARAAARVDHPAAVSLHDVVVEEDGLPWIVMELVRGESLHEALKRGPVEAPEAARIGIAVLGALRAAHAVGIVHRDVKPANVLLGPHRRVVLTDFGIAHIQGEESLTVSGEFVGSLEFIAPERMSGRGAGPASDLWSLGVLLYAAVEGWSPFRRTTLESTLAAILAADAPEPKQAGPLGSLIVRLLVKDPEQRPDADEVGAVLEAVAEGWPVPEPSGGAAASGPQDACGLREFAEDSGTVRLKAEPTPEPLPVAPPEAEPTPEPATATSATTSTAASNPPRRSWFLRPVPLLVLGVLLVVGTWLATASFLGGDSGEAKEMNPTYSSAPLAPATTPAPGGWTGHPERDMDAVLFLPTEYKEAAREGGATDQPRLVVYDIGLVQVRLTQWDKSPRPLLEQAQEAHDTWDSYNHDASTQSTRTTFKGYDAVLSDTTYDKDVSPTRVMQLIVVTGDDRMYELRVDMPKGTPTEKKGTAVFKGARDRLEIE
- a CDS encoding serine/threonine-protein kinase; this translates as MSSNGGAPYRSDEPTSFELQPPQPNPSAPAPHPDNPYATPPQAAPQQAAPAHQGAPAHHPATPAHPAAPAQTSAPDPGTGRLVAGRYRLLAKLGHGGMGTVWRAKDETVDREVAVKEPRVPDHLPERERANAYERMRREARAAARLDHPAVVNVHDVAVVDGRPWIVMELVQGRSLGDALQEGTLGARDAARIGLEVLGALEAAHAAGILHRDVKPDNVMLGRHDRVVLTDFGIAQIEGETNLTDTGGFVGSPEYIAPERVLGQRPGPASDLWSLGVVLYAATEGVSPFRRSNTPATLQSVLNAVPAAPAAAQGPLADAINGLLQKDPSRRPNAAQTRALLEQAANPPVQAATQVVRIPEGVKAGIRLGPKALLGIGAAVVAGAVAAYLVIADPFAGPLPDHWKVHEEKALAASLAVPDGYKRGVPEDTDDGHWVTYTDASGAIWIGLRLDKKAEDSSSQIAGSAAAEMYDDDGDFKQNGDYDVSMPANPRTAPKETMYQGKKSAENTIDFITTDTQNPRPREMRIFYYKTSAGDMYKLSINYPSKGDFTDRGREVARTVIQNLEIGKL
- a CDS encoding serine/threonine-protein kinase, whose amino-acid sequence is MQGQLVSGRYRLVDAIGSGGMGRVWRARDEVLHRAVAIKELTAALYVSESDQERLLARTRAEARAAARINHSAVVTVHDVLEHDGRPWIVMELVEGNSLADAVKERGRVEPAEAARIGLWVLRALRAAHTAGVLHRDVKPGNVLLGEDGRVLLTDFGIAQIEGDTTITRTGEVVGSVDYLAPERVRGHDPGPSSDLWALGATLYTAVEGRSPFRRTSPLGTMQAVVDEEPTEARNAGPLAPVITALLRKDPATRPGAAEAEQMLAEAAEGRRPSAAQVYVPTQHNRYEPEAHTGPSYSGSAPPGAETAANSRPVSNNPYASGSSTPYPPVTGTPYPPATGPTALGGPYDGTGSRATGAVPSRKRRRLRTLALVVALAAIIGGGTAVVLQKWGPQGGGTSASTSTEPTDPSASTTQDPARQAGVPASWKRYDDPLGFSLYLPEGWSREVVGEEVEGLQQVDYSPDGGEHFVRISLDPTPDFANSYDHLRDLEQQVGEKLVDFETVSLKQNLYRDRDAALWEYTWTALAKDTPFPGPRHAIDQAYVDRDGTEYAIYMSTPEKDWTTTREQYTSVLKGWRTGGS
- a CDS encoding serine/threonine-protein kinase, with amino-acid sequence MGTEGANFRVIAGRYRLEARLGRGGMGVVWRATDQLLGRRVAVKELPLDETLSAAEARHQRERTLREAQAVAQLSHPHVMVVHDVVEDDERPYIVMELIDGDSLADRIAADGPVDAREAARIGADLLNALRTAHAAGVLHRDIKPANVVIEDGTDRVVLTDFGIAQVPGASTLTEAGSFVGSPEYTAPERMSGAGTGPASDLWSVGALLCAALSGESPFRRDSLSGVVLAVVSDEIRPPEQAAPILPVVQGLLERDPALRLDAVGAERMLREFLETGHTLVAKRFSRADRTYSPRSVLATVVLVAAMAVAGVSAAALLVNGGGGAGVVPTSSAPGTSEKPSGTASSPGATTRSPSPTASPSPSTGTPSPGTTSVSPSASGSPVTSRPVPTNSQ